GATAGATATCTCTTTTTCTTCATTACACTGAACTCTCTCTCTTAAGAAAAGAAGTCTATATGAATCTGTAGAAACAAGGTTTAATTCCTCTTTCTTAAATACCGCTCTTACACAGTTTATCTGTATATTATCTGTACTTTGAAAGGCAGCAAACTTTGCTTTATCTAAAAGAGAGACAAAACGTGCTCCATCTATTGTTAAAAGGTTTTGTGCTTCTAATTCTGGGATAACAGGATATGCTCCTCCCTCCAATGTAGAAAACTCAGCCTGATGAACAGCTATAAATCCATTTTCACTAGAAAACTCTATTCTCTCCTCTTCTAATAGCTTAATATATTCAAGAAGTAGGAAAGGTTTTAAAATAACCTCTCCCTCTTTTTCTACCTCTGTCTCTATCTTTCTTATATGCTCTATCTCTAAGTTTGTTCCAATAAAGATAACTTGATTCTCTTTAGCTGTAATCTTTAATCCTGAAACTATTGGCTTAATAGGGTTCTCTTTCAAAATATTTGTATATTCTGAAAGAACTGAAATCAACTCTTCTCTTTTTATGGAAAATTTCATTTTAACCTCC
This window of the Candidatus Fusobacterium pullicola genome carries:
- the dnaN gene encoding DNA polymerase III subunit beta encodes the protein MKFSIKREELISVLSEYTNILKENPIKPIVSGLKITAKENQVIFIGTNLEIEHIRKIETEVEKEGEVILKPFLLLEYIKLLEEERIEFSSENGFIAVHQAEFSTLEGGAYPVIPELEAQNLLTIDGARFVSLLDKAKFAAFQSTDNIQINCVRAVFKKEELNLVSTDSYRLLFLRERVQCNEEKEISIPMETINTLCKLLKDYNKDINIGYSGDTLVITWENSYFSSKTIGLQYPDFKTILRISAFEKKMEFNRDELRSAIKRVITVAKTSLDAKFGAIFNFTGKMMVINAFSGRAKINQKVNMLKEGDDFKASLNCKFLSEYIDNISDNVIISGNNASSMFEVKEIGNDDYIYILMPLALRD